From the Juglans microcarpa x Juglans regia isolate MS1-56 chromosome 3D, Jm3101_v1.0, whole genome shotgun sequence genome, the window AGTTAAGTGGGGGAGTGGGGAGAAATGTTACGTACTCTTCAACTTCACCATATGAAGCGAACAATTTGAGCAACTCGTCACCACATCCTAAGGCCGGAATGTTCCTCACAATCAGGTACCTATTTTAATCCCAAAACAACAGAAATTTTATGGaactaaaaaattatgtgtaggGTTTGCTCACTCCCTAAACTCGTTTATTTTccagtgtatttttttttctctctctttctctctcttggagagagagagagaggggggggaggGGTTAGGGAACAcggaaacaataaaaaagagaatattCGAAAGAAAGGCCCGACCTGGATTCATCGCATACGGTGTAGACGCGAACAGCCGGAGGCTCGTCTTTGTAACGAGGCATCTTATTTACTTCCTTCCTTTAGTTCCCGAATTCCGAACTGCTCAGACGTTTCTGTATAGATCTAATCGTCGAATACAGAAGCTGATGAGTATCGCGCAGTCCTTCTTCCGTCGAGTGATGAGTTGGTGCGGTGTGAGGAAATCGCCGTCGAGTGACCTAGCCTTGGAGTGATGGGTTTTTTTGGTTTAAAGAACGAAAGCCGTCGAATGAGGAAGCCGACGTCGAGTGATGGGTTGCGGCAAGCTGAAGGAGTCGCCGTCGAACGGAGGGTGAGAGCTGGGttctgttttgagaaatgaagttGTTTGTCGAAGTCCGAGGCAGGCTGGGCCACGGGGAAGAGAAGATGCAACATTACAATTTATGGGCTTTTTGGTCATTTCACATACTACCAGTTTGGAGGCGTGGCCAGTGTGTTAAAAACCAGGCCAACGAATAGAATTTTCCTTATCTCTGTAGAGATAATGGGTTCGACTCCCTTCcctaatgtataaaaaaaaaatcactcaaTTTAAATTGAAATGTAAATGTAGACAGATGAAAATAAAAGGCATACGACAGCTGAAAAATGTTAGAATTCTCCAAATTATTATATTGGAATATAAATATGTGAATACAAatgtgtgattttatttaattgaatagCGGTATTTAATAGtgtttttaatctattttaaaaaaaaaaattcacatggAAAGAAATAAAGCAAAGTAAATATAGGGAAGAAATCTCGGACATATAAGTCTCGGGCGAGCACATAACTCGGCTCTACCATGTAGAATAAATGAGCAATGAAGGTTGCGCggtacaataaaaaataagccAGATCAAGCAGTCAATATTGAATTACATTTATTTCTAGTGTGATTCAAAggttgagataaaaaaaaaattatgtttatcttatttatttttttataactgtgGGTGTTCGGACTAGCTTGCGCACACCTCTACTAATCCCATGAGACCCTGAAGTTAACGACCAGGTAAACCTCTAGTGGCCATACGGGAATTCGAACTGATGACTATTAGAGAGCAAACGCAAGATTAGATCAGCTGAACTATCCCTCAGGGTTAACTATCATAAACTATTTTTAACTGTCGAAAACTGCTCAACTAACAATAAATGCCTTCTAACAATCATTAATGTCTATATAAAGACACGCCTAATCAAAGataaaaacagtttttttttaagtgtatgTCTCTTCCAATTTACTCAAGAGTTAATGGTCATTAGATTTTGACAGAATCACAAAACTTTTGGTGTTCCAATCGTGAAGTGCATAACGCAATCAAACAACATAATTCTTATGGACTTTATTGTATCCTAGATACAATTTTGCCTTAACATAGTACATGCCAATTGATCTAAATTGGTGGGggcaaaaattattttaaggaTAGCTGTACATGTACGTTCTTGACATCAAAGATCCCATGCTTAGTTATCGTATAAATAAGTAACACATCTACGTGCggaaaaacaaacacaaatatgCACATCTACCGGAGAAGTTCCATTATCCATTAGGGCCGGCCGCCGTTTATTTCTTACAAATGCAGTGATTTCTTTGTAAGTGAAAAgcaaattatcttttattaaatattttatgaatccCACTTTTCCGGCTGCATGATATATAAAGTATTGACCTGAAGATTAGATGAGTGActtgattagaaattatttaagaAGATGCACTCTCAATAATTATGCAGTTCCACATTCTACATCAGACTCGTGCACTTGACCGAATCCaccaatttattttaacaagCAAAAGTAGGCAAACATGTATTGTCCGAAAAATTCCCAATAACTCAAATCTCTTGACACAACTTCATCAAAGTTGTAGCAAAACGAGGAGGAGCTTTACTGTGAAAGTGGACATCTATGCACTTCAAAAGCGGTGCTCCAACTTCTCCTTTTCCTGGTAATGTTGGACATATCTGCATCCAATCGATATAAACTCAGGAAAAATAGTCCGATTGCAATGTATCCCAGATGGAAGCTAATGGGCACAATTTACTATCAAaagatatttaatttacaaaaggGGAAGAACAGGAAGCATATTAGTTTGTCCATTTTCCAAGCAAAATCCACTGCTAAATCAACTTCCATGTATATTACTACAAAAAAATGTAAGGCAATTACAGATCGCAACAACAGCGGAGCTTAAAATGACACCGTCCATATTCATTTCCCTGTTTCTGAGCATTGTTTCATATGGTACAATGATGCATGACAGAAGAAAAGCAGTAAGTTCGTGCATGAGCCACTAAAATGGTGCAAAATATGTTTATGCTTCCAGACAATTCATTGATCAACCATCTTTCATGAACAACATCATGATAAACTTCTGCCCAATTCCATCTCAAAGAAATTTGTCTCACACCTACAAGTTCCTCACCATCAACATCTGCTAGGATAACAACATACGAATTCAAGTACTCGTTTTACAATCAATaacacaatcacaaaatatatatcataccaAATAGCACTAATTCACATTCAGTTTCGAAGTACTGCAGGGAGATGAAATGTTTCTCTCATTACGAACCACTAACTTGAAAAATGTCTACCTTGCACCTTAGAATGTCAAACAACATTTTCTATTACCTgttgatagaaaataaattatgtgatCACATTGCAAACTTCAAGGCTGATATTGTGAACATGTGCCATTGTAACCACTACCCAACAGCTAATGGAGAAGGATGATTACACAAATACAAGCACACAcaacacacatgcacacacaagCATACGAGACACTTTCGGCATGCAAACAACTCATACCCTCCAATCCCAAACAACAATCTGAACAAAGCAAAAAAAGTCGATACAACAAACCCCACATTTAAACACCAGTTCACCTTATTGATAAGGAAACGAAGTTCCCTCCAACAAGCAAGATTCAtacagggttttttttttttttgatagctaatcaagaagttttattcataagagaaaaatgcatagtccaagtacacaagagaagtacctaactagggtttacaaccgaaagtagaaaatcatggacatttaaGGGATGCttagggaatgagatgagatgagaaatctgtgaatagtagtgaaatggtttatgaatagtaatgaaatggtttgagttatgatgtcTTATGgggttttaggaaatgagagagaaaaaattgaataaaaaaaattataaagttaaaatattgttaggatataatttttttaatgttatttttattttgagatttgaaaaaattgaattgttttttgtgttttgtttggaagtttaagaaagttgtaatcaTTAGGTCGAGGGTTGTTCTACCGACCGGCCCAAATGCTGACTACCTTAGCGTACACCACTCGGGGCCTACAAACCTCTTGTTAGCTCCATCCCTTCTTAAGCCAGTAACATATTTAGCTCAGTGGAGAAAGCGTGTCCCTCATCTAATGATGCAGGGGACCTGTCGACTTTCTTCCtcatgattagatgaaaaatttgaaaatttgaaattgaaaagtgtatATTTGagtagtgtttggatgttgagatgtgatgcgaccatctcaacatccaaacaaccccttagTCCATTGAAAAGATTCATTAGATGTCCAGAGACATGGCTATTTTGGTGTGCATACACCCATAATATTTGGAAAAGGCAGATTCTGAAGATGCTAAAGTGGAAAACCCCGCATTATAAAAAGGTAGATTCTGAAGATGCTCATTGAAAACCCTGTATAACCAACTCCCAAGCAGTACCAACCACAATGAGACATACTACCTCAATTTCAGGTAAACAAAGTATACTAGATATAAGTAGCATACCAGAGGAATCATTGCAATAGATGCATTGATTTTGAACTAATTATTTCCTACACctgatatataattaaatcaCTAGTTAGGACAGACCCTATCACAATGATATGTTCGAGTGCCCGTTAATGGCATCTGGTCTTCCCTTTTAACTCGTTAACTGTTTTTATTAACTTCAGATGGAAATGTTTGGTTGGGTTATTTATGCAAAGAAGTCAGAGCTTCTTCAAGGTAGAAGCCCATTCCTTATCAACAATGACGAACGGAGATATAAAGATGAGTGTAGACCATAGGAGCTACGTACCAGTTGACTTCCTTtcctattcatttttttttttttttataagttagagataaatattattgatatgaatgaaataggcatagcctgtgtacacagaaagtatacagaagaacacctaatacattctaagagcgataaattaaagacatgAAATCACGAACATTGTCCCCAtttagtacaatagcagaaaaccaaagcagtaaagtgtggagaaaaaaaattcttcagttTCGCCATTGTgcattccttatcttcaaagcaacaCGTATTCCTTTccgaccaaatacaccacatgatacacaccGGGAACATCTTCCACACCGCTGCCACTTGATGATAGCCTTGCATCTTCCTTCAACAActccaccaccctcaaaggcataacccaagcaacatcaaccctttgaaagatctcatcccacaacaccttTGTTACCTCACGGTGTAGTAAGAAATGATtcacagattctccattcttttcaCACATATAATaccaatccatcactacacATCCCCTCTTCCTCATattgtccgtggtcaagatcttcccaaaagcggcattccaaacaaaaaatgctactttagaaggcacacaaaacctccaaatattcttccaatgAAATGGAGTATGATCCTGtgttgacaaaattttatagtacgccttaactgtacatttcttgtgattattagacctccacttcaatcTATCATGCTGTGTCGTAGGAGTCTCCATACCAAATATCCTTTCCTATTCATACTAACTATTTCTTGTGTTTCCCTTTTGTCCTAGATATGAGTAACCTTGGGGCTACAGTTCACTTGACATGGAAGGCTCAATTGCAGGATCATGCCAGAATAAGGATCTTGAAATGCCATCTAGCAATCATAGCATGATGGATAAAGGAGAAAAGAGATTTTTTGACTGAAATTCGTTAAACAAAGATGTTCTTGATCTTTGGTTTCATTAGCTTGCTTCCTAGAACAATAAGTTTAGCCATTCCTATCTCAAATTAGTCTACTAGGATTGTTCTTTGTCAAAAAAAGGAACAAACTCTCTTTTCTGACCCAACTTTGCCTTCAAAATGTTCTTGGGCTGATATGAAAATTGATCAGAATAGAGAGGACAGCCTGCTATGGTTACAAACAAATAACTCCAGATTTActgtaaaatctttttataaggcATTAATTAGTCAGGGAATTAAAGACTATCCCTGGAAATGCATTTGGAGGGCAAAGGTGCCTAGCAAGGTTACTTTTTTTTCTGTTGGTTGGCATCTCTTGGGAAAATATTAACcatggataatttgaggaagagaggctTATTTATGGttgattggtgttttatgtgtaagaaggatggtgaatctgttcaccatctttttcttcactgtGAGGTGGCGACAAtattgtggaatgagattttagCAAGGGtaggcattgcttgggtgatgcctatgcATGTGGTGGATTTTTTTGGTTTGCTGGCAAGGCTCAGTGGGATGTAGAGGCAGTGCAGTAGTGTTGACGAGGATTCCcttatgtttgttttggtgcttATGGCTAGAAAGAAATGGGAGGTGTTTTGAAGATTGTGAACGCTTTATAGGGGagtttagggattttttctttagcacttttaagtttttgggtgaagaatcATGTAAGGGATGGGAATATTTGTACTGTTTTATTTTAGTAATGTTTTGCattagcttgtatttaggtgtactCATTTGTATACATCTTGTGTATTTAGAGAGATGGGATCTACTTAAGCTGTGCTGCTCTCTCTACTTTGCTAATGGAACTGTAAAAGGATTGGGGGTAATCACTTTCTAGATCATAACTCTAGTCAATGGTAATTGTAGGCCCTTGGAATCATTGTAAAGAACAAAAACTTTGTGGAATCCCATTCACCATCAATACTAACTCAATagggggtatcacaatctctgCCTTGAATTCCTGACGTCCTAATGCCCCAAGTGAGGCTCATGCACATTTGGGTCAATACTCTAAGACTgcttttggatgttgagctaagctcagttctttatgaatagtagtgagttgagtagtggaatGAGTTATGTGTGgtccatctaaactgagtttaaagttttttttgatgttaagatgagtttagtactttttatgggaagttgaaaaatgttgtgagtCTCaggtataaagatgtgttaagttgaaatagattgtgggtctcacgtgtaatgaggttttgaattgagatgagtttagtaatttgagagtagtatttagatattagactcagcttaaaattagattgaactcagCTAAATTTTGCAACCAAATGTAGCCTAAAAGACTACTTAGCAGTACAATTGGAGCTCCTTGAAATTCATGATGGAGGGtaataacttctcattcccaagcaatataAGATCTCATCCACCACTTATACTCCCCCGATATGTAGGTTCAAGTTCTAAGAATGTTTAGTTATACGTTTGACAGTCTTCTCCTTAGTCTATCTAAATGAAAAAGAGATTAagctgcgtttggatattgagctgagttaagctttttatgaatagtagtgagttgagtacgTGGAGTGAGTTATGTGAAAcccatctaaaatgagtttaaatgtgtttagatgttaagatgaatttagtactatttatgaaaaattgaaaggtTGTGgctctcacgtataaagatgtgttgagttaAAAAGGATATGGATCCTACATGTAAGGAGgctttgagttgagatgagtttagtaatttgaaagttaggtatttagatgttagactcaacttaaaattagactgaactgagttaatCTCAGCTGAGTCTTGCATCCAAATAGAGCCTAAAATGCCATAAAAATCTCGAATCTACCAGTGAAAATTCTGTATTCCcaaagaacaattttttttaataagttttcccaaaaaaaaaattctcccaGTATTATATTTCAATCCAATACCAGTCCCTCGTATAAAGTTCGAATCACAGTTTTCACAACAAGAGAAAATCTCCGAATCATATATCTAATACCACAGTCTAATAGAAGTCACAGATAGAAAAACCTcgtatagaaaaataaaaccaatctaaaatagaaaaaagagaaaCTCTAACGCTGATCTCGAAAATTAGAGAACGAGACAGAGAGGAGAGGTGAGCAAGGATTACGTGTAGGTGCCGATGAGGGGAGAGAGGAGGAGGACGGCACTGAACCAGTTCTCGGAGACTTTATGGTGGATCTTGCCGGGCAGGTCCTTCCAGAGCCCAGGCATTACCTTCTGCTGGAACGGGGACAAAGCGTACACAACCGCCTTCATCCTTACCGGCTGCTTCCCCATTGTTCTCTCAACAAAACTGTTTGATCGAACGAGACGATGGTATTCTTCTGGGTCTGCCTTCTGGGAGTTATTAGGTCAGGAGAGATTGGGAATTTGGGGGCTCCTTTAAGAAGATCCCGATTTTAATCAATCCGATGCTCGATCTGTGACCGAACACGGAGATTTCTTTTCGCACGTGCCAGCGCAAACGtacgttttccttttttttttttttttttttaggaattttcctttttttttttttttaattaatactagACTGAATTTTAGAATGTAAAAATCTCGAACAtttcctctaaaaaaaataagatttgttattaaaaaataattatttcaagtgaATCTtagatttacttatttttaaaaaataattatgcaaaatttgtatactttaaaattacaaatataattttttttttaatttctctccGAGAATCCAAATTTTGCTTTTGACTCTATAGTTTGAGTGAGTAATGGGTGATCAAGTCTGGTGGTCAAGCCTTACtcatttaacttttatttcactACGGGTCAAACTTGACATTTTCATCAAGTTAAATTTTAgagaattattataaatataaagagattatataaaaataaattca encodes:
- the LOC121254201 gene encoding cytochrome b-c1 complex subunit 8-like, with amino-acid sequence MGKQPVRMKAVVYALSPFQQKVMPGLWKDLPGKIHHKVSENWFSAVLLLSPLIGTYTYVQHYQEKEKLEHRF